A window of Rhodothermales bacterium genomic DNA:
CGATCGGTTGTACCGGCTCAACAAGGTGGTTACCCCTCCGGAGGGAGGCGAGGAACGGCACGCCATCACGTCGGGGCTCATGGGCCCGACGCTGGCTCGGGAGCAGGCCGATGTGGAAGCAGCGGTGCGCGTACTGCCGTGGTTCAGTCCGCTCATGACGGGACCGGAGGAGAACAAGCGACTGTTGTCGGACATCCTGCTTGTGGACGCGAATTTCTTTGAGGTCTTCGATTTCGATCTGGTCCGCGGCGACCCGTCCTTGGTCCTCGCGCAGCCGGCGACCGCGGTGGTTACCGAAGCATTGGCGACGGAATTGTTCGGCACGGCCGACCCGATTGGCCGCACGGTCCAGAGCGTCGGGGACGTGGAGTACACCATCACCGGTGTGGCGGCAGATCCGCCGGGGAACTCACATCTGACGTTCAGCATCCTGCTGTCATGGGAGACGACGGTGCCCGGGGTCGGGCCGCTGAACTGGGCCTGGCTGAACAACTGGCTCACGCAGGTCCACTACACGTATGTGTTGCTGTCGGACCAAGCCGCGGCGGAACGCATGGCCGACGTGTTTCCGGCGTTCATGGAGACCCATTTTCCGGAACGGGCCCGGGAGTATCAGCTGTATCTGCAACCGCTCAGCGAAATCTATCTTGGCTCGTCGGACCTCCAATTCGTGACAGGCATCCGCACGGGGAATGGACTGCTGGTCCGGGTTCTGATGGTCGTCGGTATGCTCATCCTGCTGTTGGCCTGCCTCAACTTCACCAACATGTCACTCGCGCGGGCCTTCCAGCGCCTGCCGGAAGTCGGCGTCCGGCGCGCCCTGGGTGCCGGGGCCGCACAATTAGCCGCCCAGTTCCTGTGGGAGTCGGTGGCCTACGTTGTCGGCTCCCTGCTGTTGGCAGCAGTTGTCGTCCAGGCCCTGCTTCCGTTGTTGGCGGAGAATGCGGCCTACAGCCTCGGGTGGCACTGTGATGTATTGGGCTTGATCGTGCTCCTGGCCGTGGCGGCCGTAGCCATTGCCGGGGTCTACCCTGCGGTCATGTTGGCGCGTCGGGGGGGCGCTCGTCATCACCGTTCTTCGCACCGGATCCGGCGCGTGCTCGTGGTCGGGCAGTTTGCAGCGACAATCGCGCTACTGATTGTGACGTCGGTGGTCTTCCGGCAGACCCGATTCGTCCAGACGCGTTCGCCCGGGTTCGATACCGATCAATTGATGGTGGTTCGCATGGCCGACTCGGCGGTGGCGGCACAGGCCGAAGCGTTCAAGACGTCGGTCCTGGCACTGCCGGGTGTGACGGGCGCCTCCATCACATCGAACGTGCCCGGGCAGACGACCATGTCGTTCACGGTCGTGCCAGAGGGCGTATCGGGAGATTCCGACCGCACATCGAATGTCATGCGCGTCGGGGACGATGCATTCTACGCCACCTATGGCCTGACGTTGGTCGACGGGCGGTTCCCGGATGCATCCCGGCCCTCTGATATCTCGGATGCGGTGGTCATCAATGAACGCGCGGCAGC
This region includes:
- a CDS encoding ABC transporter permease — its product is MLLTNHLQSVVRHARRNPGFSLVNVFGLAVAFMAVIGIAMFVRGERAMDDFHDQADRLYRLNKVVTPPEGGEERHAITSGLMGPTLAREQADVEAAVRVLPWFSPLMTGPEENKRLLSDILLVDANFFEVFDFDLVRGDPSLVLAQPATAVVTEALATELFGTADPIGRTVQSVGDVEYTITGVAADPPGNSHLTFSILLSWETTVPGVGPLNWAWLNNWLTQVHYTYVLLSDQAAAERMADVFPAFMETHFPERAREYQLYLQPLSEIYLGSSDLQFVTGIRTGNGLLVRVLMVVGMLILLLACLNFTNMSLARAFQRLPEVGVRRALGAGAAQLAAQFLWESVAYVVGSLLLAAVVVQALLPLLAENAAYSLGWHCDVLGLIVLLAVAAVAIAGVYPAVMLARRGGARHHRSSHRIRRVLVVGQFAATIALLIVTSVVFRQTRFVQTRSPGFDTDQLMVVRMADSAVAAQAEAFKTSVLALPGVTGASITSNVPGQTTMSFTVVPEGVSGDSDRTSNVMRVGDDAFYATYGLTLVDGRFPDASRPSDISDAVVINERAAAAWGWADPVGMTLTVSGEIQDATVIGVVEDFHYESLHHAVSPLVMYHSPRANYLTVRFMADRAADIREGVEATWKQFDAAVPVSAWFMDAAWAELYAQEQRLTTVLLLFVGLTLVVACLGLLGLAILVTTQRQKEIGIRKALGASSTRIVRLVSGEFVALVLAGAVLALPVAWMVTDRWLSGFSYRVDAGGVSLLLPVVGAVVLAGLSVGVQALRSARMNPVDSLRSE